In Candidatus Binatia bacterium, a genomic segment contains:
- a CDS encoding VOC family protein, with amino-acid sequence MPKIKGLSHVVLYVKDLDKMAAFYRDVLGLVQYHEHPGRMVFLTPDPDIDDHQLALAKGREGDAKILAHIAWRVDTPADVKDFYEQFKSKGVPIHHCVSHAYEEMGNTVSCYFLDPEGNRIEIYALVPERNEARGNRPLDLDKSVDEIIAQASGLER; translated from the coding sequence ATGCCGAAGATCAAAGGGCTGAGCCATGTGGTGCTTTACGTGAAAGATCTGGACAAGATGGCCGCGTTCTACCGCGACGTTCTTGGGCTCGTTCAATACCACGAGCACCCGGGGCGAATGGTTTTTCTGACGCCCGATCCCGACATTGACGATCACCAGCTCGCTCTCGCGAAAGGACGAGAAGGCGACGCCAAGATCCTCGCGCACATCGCCTGGCGCGTGGATACGCCGGCCGACGTGAAGGACTTCTACGAACAGTTCAAGTCCAAAGGCGTCCCGATCCATCACTGCGTGAGCCACGCGTACGAGGAGATGGGCAACACCGTGTCGTGTTATTTCCTCGATCCCGAAGGGAACCGCATCGAGATCTACGCTCTGGTGCCGGAGCGGAACGAAGCGCGCGGCAACCGGCCGCTCGACCTGGACAAAAGCGTGGACGAGATCATCGCCCAGGCCAGTGGGCTCGAGCGCTGA
- a CDS encoding ABC transporter substrate-binding protein, translating into MISPSLRSDLAPTGKMRVGINYANPVLATRDPAGGELRGVAVDLAREIGRRVNLPVELVGYDAAGKMVERLKSGEWDIAFLAIDPGRETEIAFTAPYIEIEGTYLVPSGSSLNAIADVDRKGVRIALAAGAAYDLFLSRNIQHAELVRAPNPTAAFELLVAGKAAALAGVKQTLVANAAKLAGSRVLDGRFLAIGQAIGIPKGRDAGAKYLREFIEDAKASGLVARAIEKHGIRGVSIPPKAP; encoded by the coding sequence ATGATCTCCCCATCTCTCCGCTCCGATCTCGCGCCGACGGGCAAGATGCGCGTTGGAATCAACTATGCCAACCCGGTGCTCGCGACGAGAGATCCGGCCGGCGGCGAGCTCCGCGGCGTGGCCGTCGATCTGGCGCGCGAGATCGGGCGGCGCGTCAATTTGCCGGTCGAGCTGGTCGGTTACGACGCGGCGGGAAAGATGGTCGAGCGGCTGAAAAGCGGCGAATGGGACATCGCGTTCCTCGCGATCGATCCGGGCCGTGAGACCGAAATCGCTTTCACCGCTCCCTACATCGAGATCGAAGGTACCTATCTGGTCCCGTCCGGGTCTTCGCTTAACGCGATCGCGGACGTCGACCGCAAGGGAGTGCGTATCGCACTAGCGGCCGGAGCCGCTTACGATCTCTTTTTGAGCCGCAACATTCAGCACGCCGAATTAGTGCGCGCGCCGAATCCTACTGCGGCGTTCGAGCTGCTCGTCGCAGGTAAGGCGGCGGCGCTGGCGGGCGTGAAGCAGACGCTCGTTGCGAACGCAGCGAAGCTTGCCGGCTCGCGCGTGCTCGACGGCCGCTTCCTGGCGATCGGTCAAGCGATCGGAATTCCCAAGGGCCGCGACGCCGGCGCAAAGTATCTCAGGGAATTTATCGAAGACGCAAAAGCCTCCGGGCTGGTCGCCCGGGCGATCGAAAAGCACGGCATTCGCGGCGTCTCGATCCCGCCCAAGGCGCCTTGA
- a CDS encoding tripartite tricarboxylate transporter permease, whose translation MWEAALIALERFASVSHLAMLLAGVLAGTIIGILPGLGGIACVAILLPFIYTLDVHTAMVLLIGSLAVVHTSDTITSVLIGTPGSAAAAATILDGHPLAKQGQAARALSAAFLSSLIGGLIGTLFLTLSLPIARPLVLLFGSPELLMLCVLGLSFAGFLTGGAPLKGGLAACLGLLLGSVGSAPSEAVYRYTFDQLYLADGIPLVGVALGIFGITEIVDLLAKGGQIAERVDLGEGWLQGIRDVVRHWGIVVRGSLIGVWAGILPGIGATAGSWMAYGHVVAMSRDKERFGKGDIRGVIAPESANNSVEAGDLIPTLLFSVPGGAPAAILLGALYFYGIQPGPRMVQENLDLIFTIIWSFAFANAIGAGLCLFLSPALARLTWVPFAQLAPAIVVTIFLGAFQSSQDFGDLFALLALGLLGWLMKQLGWPRAPFLVGFVLAKPTEQYLWLSISLYDLAWLLRPGVIALGLLLLASIFWMMFEKRRGKQRPVEEPAEEGVLLGKAPSVLFTLAVLVVSGAALYEARSFPYLGAIFPVAAAVPAIFMAAAQLFFELRAPGATPGLETRAKIRRALGYFSSLLLLFLMIWLLGFGIATAVFTFFFLYAAVRMRWFHALIYTGALVGVALFMGWLLGLYWPQSLLLGLYMG comes from the coding sequence ATGTGGGAGGCCGCCTTAATCGCCCTGGAGCGATTCGCCAGTGTTTCTCATCTGGCTATGCTCCTGGCGGGCGTCTTGGCCGGCACGATCATAGGCATCCTGCCGGGGCTGGGCGGCATCGCCTGCGTAGCCATCCTGCTCCCTTTCATTTACACCCTTGATGTCCACACGGCGATGGTCCTTCTGATCGGATCGCTGGCGGTGGTCCATACGTCGGATACGATCACTTCAGTGTTGATTGGAACTCCCGGTTCCGCAGCGGCGGCCGCGACAATTCTGGATGGCCATCCTCTGGCAAAGCAGGGCCAGGCGGCCAGGGCCTTGAGCGCCGCTTTCTTGTCCTCGTTGATCGGCGGCCTGATCGGCACCCTCTTTTTGACTCTCTCGCTCCCCATCGCGCGGCCTCTGGTTCTACTCTTTGGCTCGCCCGAGTTGTTGATGCTCTGTGTCCTGGGCCTTTCCTTTGCGGGATTTCTGACCGGCGGCGCGCCGCTCAAAGGCGGTCTGGCGGCCTGCCTGGGACTCTTGCTCGGAAGCGTCGGCTCCGCGCCATCGGAGGCGGTCTATCGCTATACCTTCGACCAACTCTACCTGGCGGACGGGATCCCCCTGGTCGGAGTGGCACTGGGAATCTTTGGCATCACGGAGATCGTCGATCTCTTGGCCAAAGGCGGCCAGATCGCCGAGCGGGTCGACTTGGGCGAAGGATGGCTCCAGGGAATTAGAGACGTCGTGCGCCATTGGGGAATCGTAGTGCGCGGCTCCCTGATCGGCGTTTGGGCCGGAATCCTTCCCGGCATCGGCGCGACGGCGGGATCGTGGATGGCCTATGGGCACGTGGTAGCTATGAGCCGGGACAAAGAGCGCTTCGGCAAGGGAGACATTCGCGGCGTGATCGCTCCGGAGAGCGCGAACAATTCCGTCGAGGCCGGCGATCTCATCCCGACCTTGCTGTTCAGCGTTCCCGGAGGGGCGCCCGCCGCGATCCTCCTGGGCGCGCTGTATTTCTACGGTATCCAGCCCGGCCCGCGCATGGTTCAGGAGAACCTCGATCTGATTTTTACAATCATCTGGAGTTTTGCCTTCGCCAACGCTATCGGCGCCGGGCTCTGCCTTTTTCTAAGTCCCGCCCTGGCGCGGCTTACCTGGGTTCCCTTCGCTCAGTTGGCTCCGGCCATCGTGGTCACCATTTTTCTTGGCGCTTTTCAGAGCTCTCAGGACTTCGGCGATCTTTTTGCGTTGCTGGCGTTGGGACTGCTGGGTTGGCTCATGAAACAACTGGGTTGGCCGCGCGCCCCTTTTCTCGTCGGCTTTGTTTTGGCCAAGCCGACCGAACAGTATCTGTGGCTATCGATCAGCCTTTACGACCTGGCATGGCTGTTGCGCCCCGGAGTGATCGCGCTGGGCTTGTTGCTTCTAGCCTCAATATTCTGGATGATGTTCGAAAAACGCAGGGGAAAACAGCGCCCGGTCGAGGAGCCGGCTGAAGAAGGGGTTCTTTTAGGAAAGGCCCCGTCGGTGCTATTCACGCTCGCCGTTCTCGTTGTTTCCGGGGCGGCGCTTTATGAGGCGCGCTCCTTTCCCTACTTGGGCGCCATCTTTCCCGTAGCGGCTGCGGTTCCGGCCATTTTCATGGCCGCCGCACAGCTCTTTTTTGAGCTGCGCGCCCCCGGCGCGACGCCGGGGCTCGAGACGCGGGCGAAAATCAGGAGGGCCCTGGGCTATTTTTCTTCGCTCCTCTTGTTGTTTCTGATGATCTGGTTACTGGGGTTCGGCATCGCGACCGCCGTTTTCACTTTCTTCTTCCTTTATGCAGCGGTCAGAATGCGCTGGTTCCATGCTCTGATCTACACGGGCGCTCTGGTAGGCGTGGCGCTGTTCATGGGCTGGCTGCTCGGCCTCTATTGGCCGCAAAGCCTATTGCTCGGCCTATATATGGGGTGA
- a CDS encoding MmgE/PrpD family protein, with product MERDLKTLAQIFADYVFSLRYDSIPREVMTAARRHLADTMACAIGAYDTRAAHAVRSYAVEAGGRAEATLIGTDRKVPAGPAALVNGTMVRYLDANDIYVFSRGGPSGHFSDGTPALLALAEKYERSGEDLLACLVASYELQGALAESFNFWDCGLHAETNVAWVVPIVAARLIGATPVEAAHACGLSVATGTVLNTWLRPGHKVPMIKGVAVGLVLQRTLEAAELAALGVTATEDALETVFSSLSRLSSATPEKIETTCVEKLGRRWTTARNMIKAYPAQLYTQAAIEAVLRLYREGIRADQILKLTLYGHRNVCSGVQGSPEAFAPTSREAADHSTPYVAAMALLRGRLTLREYEDAPWETAEVKAVISKIALIRDPERDRALDTEGILGVRLVAELIDGRTEEIIIHQPRGHPDAPLSEAELVEKMALLMEELTPPETPRRLLELCSRLSSPKDVNELVEVCRVTKG from the coding sequence ATGGAGAGAGATTTGAAAACCCTCGCGCAAATTTTTGCCGACTACGTTTTTTCTCTGAGGTACGATTCCATACCACGTGAGGTCATGACCGCGGCACGCCGGCATCTGGCCGATACGATGGCTTGCGCCATTGGGGCGTATGATACCCGAGCCGCTCATGCGGTGCGGAGTTATGCCGTCGAAGCGGGCGGTCGTGCGGAAGCGACGCTCATAGGGACGGATCGAAAAGTCCCGGCCGGGCCGGCCGCGCTGGTCAATGGCACCATGGTTCGATATCTGGACGCCAACGACATTTACGTTTTCAGCCGCGGCGGCCCCTCCGGCCACTTTAGCGATGGCACGCCGGCGCTGTTGGCTCTCGCCGAGAAGTATGAGCGCAGCGGAGAGGATCTGCTTGCCTGCCTGGTAGCGTCCTATGAGCTTCAAGGCGCGTTGGCGGAATCTTTCAACTTCTGGGACTGCGGCCTCCATGCGGAGACGAACGTAGCCTGGGTAGTTCCCATCGTCGCCGCTCGTCTCATTGGGGCAACGCCGGTGGAAGCCGCGCACGCCTGCGGTCTCTCTGTCGCGACGGGCACGGTCCTGAACACCTGGCTGAGGCCGGGGCACAAAGTCCCGATGATCAAGGGTGTCGCGGTGGGACTGGTCCTGCAGCGTACACTGGAGGCGGCAGAGTTGGCCGCGCTCGGCGTGACAGCCACTGAGGATGCTTTGGAGACGGTTTTCTCCTCTTTGAGTCGTCTCTCATCTGCAACGCCTGAAAAGATCGAAACGACTTGTGTAGAGAAACTCGGCCGCCGCTGGACGACCGCTCGAAACATGATTAAAGCCTATCCAGCGCAGCTTTACACGCAGGCGGCAATCGAGGCCGTGCTTCGCCTCTATCGCGAAGGCATTCGCGCCGATCAAATCCTCAAGCTCACTCTCTATGGTCACCGAAACGTGTGCAGCGGGGTGCAGGGTTCGCCGGAAGCGTTCGCGCCTACAAGCCGGGAGGCTGCGGATCACAGCACCCCTTACGTTGCGGCGATGGCGCTCTTGCGCGGCAGGCTGACTCTTCGCGAGTATGAAGACGCGCCCTGGGAAACAGCCGAGGTCAAGGCTGTCATTTCTAAGATCGCGCTGATTCGCGACCCCGAAAGGGACCGGGCGCTCGACACGGAGGGAATTCTCGGGGTGCGACTCGTGGCGGAACTCATCGATGGCCGGACTGAAGAGATCATAATCCATCAGCCTAGAGGCCATCCCGATGCGCCTTTGAGCGAAGCCGAGCTGGTAGAAAAGATGGCATTGCTGATGGAGGAATTGACTCCGCCGGAGACTCCCCGCCGGTTGCTGGAGCTTTGCAGCCGGCTCTCGTCGCCTAAGGATGTCAACGAGCTTGTCGAGGTTTGTCGGGTGACGAAGGGTTGA
- a CDS encoding thiamine pyrophosphate-binding protein — protein sequence MARVTGSQLICRALMLAGVRNIFALAGDHILPVLDAMADQDFRIFDTRHEQAAVHMADAWSRITEQPGVCMYTTPGFANAIPGLANAMHSEAPVISIAGSADLPDLGRGAQQEIDQVGMAAPIAKGSFMVDDVLRIPESIARALRLAFSGRRGPVHLTIPIDVQEKSVDENEVVSARTDDYRPKTKVLPADPELVRRAIGLLRQAERPLVLAGSAAGYTLSGESLRRFVETTRLPLLTEEQSRGLISDDHPYVFGFFERGLNRAAAKIRDADVVVLLGRKQDFTIGFCRPPHVAADARIIQIDPSAPEIGRNREVAVGMVGDVGGVLDQMTREAADHAWQDLPWLEELRAVRAAQAAWAENLARPETPMHALFVHKTLKSLLRPDDCLVFDGGDFCHFGRSFLPALEPKRWFYVSSLGMLGSALPTALAAKAAYPDSRVVMLTGDGAFGFNAMEFDTAVRHKLNVVAILGNDSAWGIDRQIQLGLYGRPVATELRQSRYDQVVHGLGGYGEFVERAEDLGPALQRAFAAGRPALLNVAVERAISPRAEAAIGRRKLAGLQ from the coding sequence GTGGCCCGCGTCACCGGAAGCCAGCTCATCTGTCGCGCGCTCATGCTCGCAGGCGTGAGAAATATTTTCGCCTTGGCCGGCGATCATATTCTCCCGGTGCTCGACGCGATGGCGGATCAGGACTTCCGCATCTTCGACACGCGTCACGAGCAGGCGGCGGTCCACATGGCGGACGCCTGGAGTCGAATCACCGAACAGCCGGGCGTCTGCATGTACACCACGCCGGGCTTCGCCAACGCGATTCCCGGCCTCGCCAATGCCATGCACAGCGAAGCCCCGGTCATCTCCATCGCCGGCTCGGCCGACCTGCCCGACCTGGGACGGGGCGCCCAGCAGGAAATCGATCAGGTGGGCATGGCCGCGCCCATCGCCAAGGGTTCGTTCATGGTCGATGACGTCCTGAGGATTCCCGAGTCCATCGCGCGCGCGCTGCGCCTGGCTTTCAGCGGCCGACGCGGGCCGGTGCACTTGACGATACCGATCGATGTCCAGGAAAAAAGCGTGGATGAAAACGAGGTCGTATCCGCCCGAACGGATGACTACCGCCCGAAAACTAAAGTGCTGCCGGCCGACCCGGAGCTTGTCCGCCGGGCTATCGGGCTCTTGCGCCAGGCCGAGAGGCCCCTGGTCCTCGCCGGCAGCGCCGCGGGTTATACCCTCTCCGGAGAGTCGCTCAGGCGCTTCGTCGAAACGACCCGCCTTCCGCTTTTGACGGAAGAGCAATCGCGCGGCTTGATCTCCGACGATCACCCGTATGTCTTTGGTTTTTTTGAGAGGGGCTTGAATCGCGCCGCCGCCAAGATTCGCGACGCCGATGTAGTCGTGCTCTTGGGCCGTAAACAGGACTTTACCATCGGCTTCTGCCGTCCGCCTCACGTCGCGGCCGATGCCAGGATCATCCAGATCGATCCTTCCGCTCCCGAGATCGGCCGCAATCGGGAGGTTGCAGTCGGCATGGTTGGAGACGTCGGCGGCGTTTTGGATCAGATGACGAGAGAAGCCGCCGATCACGCGTGGCAGGATCTGCCGTGGTTGGAGGAGCTCAGGGCCGTGCGCGCGGCGCAGGCGGCGTGGGCGGAAAATCTGGCCCGCCCGGAAACTCCGATGCACGCCCTGTTCGTTCACAAGACGCTCAAATCGCTCCTCCGCCCAGACGACTGCCTCGTGTTCGACGGCGGCGACTTCTGCCACTTCGGGCGGTCTTTTCTCCCCGCGCTCGAGCCAAAGCGCTGGTTTTATGTTTCGAGCCTGGGGATGCTTGGCTCGGCGCTGCCTACGGCTCTGGCCGCCAAGGCGGCCTACCCGGACTCGCGAGTGGTTATGCTCACCGGCGACGGGGCTTTCGGTTTCAACGCGATGGAATTCGACACCGCCGTGCGTCACAAGCTCAACGTCGTGGCCATATTGGGCAACGACTCCGCGTGGGGCATCGACCGGCAAATCCAGCTTGGCCTGTATGGCCGTCCCGTCGCCACCGAATTGCGACAGTCGCGCTACGATCAGGTCGTGCACGGCCTGGGTGGTTACGGCGAGTTTGTCGAGCGCGCGGAAGATCTGGGACCCGCGTTGCAGCGCGCCTTTGCCGCGGGACGGCCGGCGTTGCTGAACGTCGCGGTCGAACGCGCCATCAGCCCGCGAGCCGAAGCCGCCATCGGCCGGCGCAAGCTCGCCGGGTTACAATGA
- a CDS encoding ABC transporter substrate-binding protein, with product MQDKKVGAIWLGVLLLAIFAHLARAQEAPKKLLVAHAGLISTHSSVWLAEGQGFFKKHGLDVTSVFTGSGSVTSQALVAGEAKLASTSVGPTAGAVGAGADLVIVAGTIHILPYQFWVLAQVRQPADLKGKRVAISTFGSGSHLAAEVALQQLGLDPVRDKIAIMQVGTQQDRVAALVTGRIEATALEPGFGDAVRDKGLTVMADLTKTDAPYLNTVIVASRRFAKENPQIIESFLKGTIDGLAFLSNPANEKTVKGMLARRLKLTTPQSIQIMYDTTLEIHAKTKVPNAPLPGVQNMIDALLRINPRMAKLKAAEMVDNSFIERLEKSGYLQEAMKRNR from the coding sequence ATGCAAGACAAAAAAGTCGGAGCTATATGGCTCGGTGTTTTGCTGCTGGCGATTTTCGCCCACCTTGCGCGGGCGCAGGAGGCGCCGAAAAAATTATTAGTCGCCCACGCGGGATTGATCTCCACGCATTCGAGCGTTTGGCTGGCCGAGGGTCAGGGCTTTTTTAAGAAGCATGGGCTCGACGTGACCTCGGTTTTTACCGGCAGCGGCTCGGTGACCTCTCAAGCGCTGGTCGCCGGAGAGGCCAAATTGGCTTCGACCAGTGTCGGTCCCACCGCGGGCGCGGTGGGAGCGGGCGCCGACCTCGTGATCGTGGCGGGAACCATCCATATCCTCCCCTATCAGTTTTGGGTTCTGGCCCAGGTGCGCCAGCCGGCGGATCTGAAGGGAAAGAGAGTCGCCATCAGCACTTTCGGCTCGGGCAGCCACCTCGCGGCCGAAGTGGCCCTCCAACAGCTCGGTTTGGATCCCGTGCGCGACAAGATCGCGATCATGCAGGTGGGCACCCAGCAGGATCGGGTCGCGGCTCTGGTTACCGGCAGAATCGAGGCGACAGCCTTGGAGCCCGGATTCGGCGATGCCGTGCGGGATAAGGGGCTCACCGTGATGGCCGACCTCACCAAGACCGACGCTCCTTACCTGAATACGGTCATCGTCGCTTCCCGGCGCTTTGCCAAAGAGAATCCGCAGATCATCGAGTCCTTTCTCAAAGGCACGATCGACGGCCTGGCTTTTTTGTCTAACCCGGCCAATGAGAAAACGGTGAAGGGCATGCTCGCGCGGCGCTTGAAGCTCACCACGCCGCAAAGCATTCAGATCATGTACGATACGACTTTGGAAATCCATGCGAAGACCAAGGTTCCAAACGCGCCGCTCCCGGGGGTCCAGAACATGATCGATGCTCTATTGAGGATCAATCCCCGCATGGCCAAGCTCAAGGCGGCGGAGATGGTCGACAACTCCTTCATAGAACGACTGGAGAAGTCGGGTTATCTGCAGGAAGCCATGAAAAGGAACCGTTAG
- the tcuA gene encoding FAD-dependent tricarballylate dehydrogenase TcuA yields the protein MEESKKNFDVVVVGSGNAALCAALSAREAGASVLIVEKAPEEWRGGNSFFTGGILRFAFKGIDDIKALIPDLSEAELRSIEVEPYTEDLFYNDMLRITEYLTDADLALTLIRESFPTMQWLRGKGVRWTLAFGRQAFRVKEKFRFWGGLVVEAIGGGPGLVGALFERAAKDGIEIRYGSKATRLLISRNGRITGIEIRGAQGFYEINTPAVVLAAGGFEANAEWRCRYLGKDWELAKVRGTPYNTGDGIKMALDIGAQPFGHWSSCHAVAWDLNAPPFGDRRVGELFQKHSYPLGIIVNIEGQRFLDEGADFRNYTYAEYGRRILTQPQRAAFQIFDSKTLPLLRDEYRIREVTKAEAPTIEELAKKLEIDAEGLARTVREFNAAVQPGEFNPAILDGKRTAGISPPKTNWALPIDAPPFVGFAVTTGITFTFGGLRVSSKGEVLDTENRPIPGLYGAGELVGGIFYFNYPGASGLMSGAVFGRLSGRGAAGYATAHPEHLEK from the coding sequence ATGGAAGAATCGAAGAAGAACTTTGACGTGGTCGTCGTCGGCAGCGGCAATGCCGCCCTGTGCGCGGCGCTCTCCGCCCGAGAGGCCGGAGCTTCCGTGCTGATCGTGGAGAAGGCCCCGGAGGAGTGGCGCGGCGGAAATTCCTTTTTCACCGGCGGCATCTTGCGCTTCGCCTTTAAGGGCATCGACGACATCAAAGCCTTGATCCCCGACCTGTCCGAAGCGGAGCTTCGCTCGATCGAGGTCGAGCCCTATACGGAAGATCTGTTCTACAACGACATGCTTCGAATCACGGAGTATCTCACGGATGCCGACCTCGCTCTGACTCTGATCCGCGAGTCCTTTCCTACCATGCAGTGGCTGCGGGGCAAGGGGGTGCGTTGGACTCTCGCCTTTGGCCGCCAGGCCTTCCGGGTGAAGGAGAAATTTCGCTTCTGGGGCGGCCTCGTGGTCGAAGCGATCGGAGGCGGTCCCGGCCTCGTCGGCGCTCTGTTCGAGCGCGCGGCCAAGGATGGCATCGAAATACGCTATGGCTCGAAGGCGACGCGGCTGCTCATATCCAGGAACGGCAGAATCACCGGGATCGAGATTCGGGGCGCTCAGGGTTTTTATGAGATTAATACTCCGGCCGTCGTGCTGGCGGCGGGAGGATTCGAGGCCAACGCCGAGTGGCGTTGCCGATATTTAGGCAAGGACTGGGAGCTCGCCAAAGTCCGCGGCACGCCCTACAACACCGGCGACGGCATCAAGATGGCCCTCGACATCGGGGCGCAACCATTCGGCCATTGGAGCTCGTGCCACGCGGTTGCGTGGGATCTCAACGCGCCTCCGTTCGGCGACCGGAGGGTTGGAGAGCTTTTTCAAAAGCACTCCTATCCCCTCGGGATCATCGTCAATATCGAGGGACAGCGCTTTCTCGACGAAGGGGCGGACTTTCGAAATTATACTTACGCTGAGTACGGCCGGCGCATCCTCACCCAACCACAGCGAGCCGCCTTTCAAATCTTCGATTCGAAAACATTGCCTCTATTGCGCGATGAGTACCGGATTCGCGAGGTCACCAAGGCAGAGGCTCCCACGATCGAAGAGCTCGCGAAGAAGCTCGAGATCGACGCGGAAGGCTTGGCTCGCACCGTGCGGGAGTTCAACGCCGCGGTACAACCGGGTGAATTCAACCCGGCCATTCTGGATGGAAAGAGGACGGCGGGAATTTCTCCGCCGAAAACCAATTGGGCTCTGCCGATCGACGCGCCTCCCTTCGTGGGATTTGCCGTGACGACGGGCATCACGTTTACATTCGGCGGGCTCAGGGTCTCTTCGAAGGGAGAAGTTCTCGACACGGAAAACCGTCCGATTCCGGGTCTCTATGGCGCAGGCGAGCTGGTCGGAGGGATCTTCTATTTCAACTATCCCGGCGCCTCGGGACTCATGTCCGGGGCGGTCTTTGGCCGCCTCTCCGGTCGAGGGGCCGCCGGATATGCAACCGCACATCCGGAACATCTCGAGAAGTGA
- a CDS encoding ABC transporter substrate-binding protein yields MRSAILCLVWLFIFALSTPAASPGAQAQKVRLSYSSRSNSVTPFQVAAVRGYFKEEGLDMEMIQVNPRLGAMAVMNGDLDFTSTFGSTLRGVLQGLPLKFVAVSVKKSEHFLVARGDIKDVQELKGKKLAVSTLLGTDQTAAEEILRSKGFNPAQLQILAVGDAPLRAQALRTGMVDASSISSPHDLLLKDEGFNVLGGPEDVKYALPTSGIAVGHRWLQEKPQLVKQLLRALLKSQNFIFENKQETINIRMRWLSQSPQMAAHSYQLLLVSLARNGEITDFEWERLTEGKKPLADVRDFSLLRQAQKELGIRQ; encoded by the coding sequence GTGCGGTCCGCAATTTTATGCCTCGTTTGGCTCTTTATCTTCGCCCTGAGCACTCCCGCCGCGTCGCCGGGCGCTCAGGCGCAAAAGGTCAGGCTCTCTTATTCCAGCCGCAGCAACTCGGTCACGCCGTTCCAGGTCGCGGCGGTGAGGGGATATTTCAAAGAGGAAGGCCTCGACATGGAGATGATCCAGGTGAATCCGCGGCTCGGCGCGATGGCGGTGATGAACGGCGATCTGGATTTCACCTCGACCTTCGGCAGCACGCTGCGCGGCGTCCTCCAGGGGTTGCCGCTCAAGTTCGTGGCGGTATCGGTCAAAAAGTCGGAACACTTTTTGGTCGCGCGGGGCGACATCAAAGACGTCCAGGAGCTCAAAGGCAAAAAGCTCGCCGTCTCCACGCTGCTCGGCACGGATCAGACGGCGGCGGAGGAGATTCTCCGCTCCAAGGGATTCAACCCGGCTCAGCTTCAAATCCTCGCCGTGGGCGACGCGCCGCTGCGGGCGCAGGCCCTGCGCACGGGAATGGTCGATGCCAGCTCGATTTCCTCGCCGCACGACCTGCTGCTCAAGGACGAGGGCTTCAACGTTCTCGGCGGTCCGGAAGACGTGAAGTACGCTCTGCCGACTTCCGGCATCGCCGTCGGCCATCGCTGGCTGCAAGAAAAGCCTCAGTTGGTGAAGCAGCTCCTCCGCGCCCTGCTCAAGTCGCAGAATTTTATCTTCGAGAACAAACAGGAAACCATCAACATCAGGATGCGCTGGCTCAGCCAGTCGCCGCAGATGGCCGCGCACTCGTATCAGCTTTTGTTGGTTTCCTTGGCGCGCAACGGCGAGATCACGGACTTCGAATGGGAGCGGCTGACGGAAGGGAAGAAGCCTTTGGCCGACGTAAGAGATTTTTCTCTGCTGCGCCAGGCGCAGAAGGAATTGGGAATTCGCCAATAG
- a CDS encoding iron-containing redox enzyme family protein, translated as MMSRSEQLRAELDRMVNAQFETPEFMRFLAIRYNLNRARFLALHMAFYTSNRRDCWGYVSGASPLDVKRVIWQHEQDELVSDPRCDTDHYSLQIKECELLGIAPEEVARAEPIPQARAAQYAWVYLATRQDWLAALASSSILERRNNNQIVKGGGLSYRIGQKWRAELGLDWKDMPSVDVHKAADREHSDMMWSVFERYVVDDGSYDSVINGARESLQIDRAFRGALADEMERIK; from the coding sequence ATGATGTCCCGTTCGGAGCAATTACGCGCGGAGCTGGACCGAATGGTCAACGCGCAGTTTGAGACGCCTGAGTTCATGCGCTTTCTCGCCATCCGCTATAATCTGAATCGGGCCCGTTTTCTGGCGCTGCACATGGCGTTCTACACGAGCAACCGGAGAGACTGCTGGGGCTACGTGTCGGGCGCGAGCCCGCTCGACGTCAAGCGGGTCATCTGGCAGCACGAGCAGGACGAGCTCGTGAGCGACCCGCGGTGCGACACGGATCATTATTCGCTCCAGATCAAGGAATGCGAGCTGCTGGGAATCGCCCCGGAGGAGGTCGCGCGGGCCGAGCCTATTCCCCAGGCGCGCGCCGCCCAGTATGCGTGGGTCTATCTCGCCACGCGACAGGATTGGCTCGCGGCGCTCGCTTCTTCGTCGATCCTCGAGAGGAGAAACAACAACCAGATCGTCAAAGGCGGAGGGCTTTCCTATCGCATCGGCCAAAAGTGGCGTGCCGAGCTCGGTCTCGACTGGAAGGACATGCCCTCGGTCGATGTGCACAAGGCGGCGGACCGCGAGCACTCGGATATGATGTGGAGCGTGTTCGAGCGCTACGTCGTAGACGACGGCAGTTACGACTCGGTGATTAACGGCGCGCGGGAATCGCTGCAGATCGACCGGGCGTTTCGCGGCGCGCTGGCGGATGAGATGGAAAGGATCAAGTAA